A portion of the Thermoflexus hugenholtzii JAD2 genome contains these proteins:
- a CDS encoding SPFH domain-containing protein, translating into METLISMLVLVLCVGLILLALLGSMIRIVPEYQRLVVFRLGKVIGAKGPGLVILIPIVDRAITVDLREQFREIPQQTSITKDNAPIGIDFLIYWRVVDPVQSVVQVRDFVSAAVGIATTTLRAVIGDILLDDVLAKREYINQALRVKLDEVTERWGVKVTAVEIREIQPPRDVLEAMTRQMSAERNRRALVTEADGKREAAVKVAEGEKQAAILKAEGEKEAAILRAQGEREAQILRAEGFALALERIFSVARTLDANTMTLQYLEALKALGASPATKFVFPMEFTRLVAPLSNLVGDAGARASGEGAAPGGASG; encoded by the coding sequence ATGGAAACGTTGATCAGCATGCTGGTCCTGGTGCTCTGCGTCGGCCTGATCCTCCTCGCTCTCCTCGGCTCCATGATCCGCATCGTCCCCGAATACCAGCGCCTGGTGGTCTTCCGCCTGGGGAAGGTCATCGGCGCCAAGGGGCCGGGCCTGGTGATCCTCATCCCCATCGTGGACCGCGCCATCACCGTGGATCTCCGGGAACAGTTCCGCGAGATCCCCCAGCAGACCTCCATCACCAAGGACAACGCCCCCATCGGCATCGACTTCCTGATCTACTGGCGGGTGGTGGATCCGGTCCAGAGCGTGGTGCAGGTGCGGGACTTCGTCTCAGCGGCGGTGGGGATCGCCACCACCACGCTGCGGGCGGTGATCGGGGACATCCTGCTGGACGACGTGCTGGCCAAGCGGGAATACATCAACCAGGCCCTGCGGGTGAAGCTGGACGAGGTGACGGAGCGCTGGGGGGTGAAGGTCACCGCCGTGGAGATCCGGGAGATCCAGCCGCCCCGGGATGTGCTGGAGGCGATGACCCGGCAGATGTCGGCGGAGCGCAACCGCCGGGCCCTGGTGACCGAGGCCGACGGCAAGCGGGAGGCGGCGGTGAAGGTGGCCGAGGGCGAGAAGCAGGCGGCCATTCTCAAAGCGGAGGGAGAGAAGGAAGCCGCCATCCTGCGGGCCCAGGGGGAGCGGGAGGCGCAGATCCTGCGGGCGGAGGGGTTCGCCCTGGCCCTGGAGCGGATCTTCAGCGTGGCCCGCACCCTTGACGCCAACACGATGACCCTCCAGTATCTGGAGGCCCTCAAGGCCCTGGGGGCCAGCCCCGCCACCAAGTTCGTCTTCCCGATGGAGTTCACCCGGCTGGTGGCTCCCCTCTCGAACCTGGTGGGGGACGCGGGTGCCCGGGCCTCCGGGGAGGGCGCCGCGCCGGGCGGAGCTTCCGGGTAG
- a CDS encoding uracil-DNA glycosylase, with amino-acid sequence MGSVGESLEEIAREVIACRRCPRLVAYREAVARRKRRQFRDWEYWGRPVPGFGDPQARVLVVGLAPAAHGANRTGRMFTGDGSGDFLIAALYRAGFANQPASTHREDGLVLWDVYLTAVVRCAPPDNQPSPEEQARCRPYLVRELRALPRLQVVVTLGQIATEGFIRALRELGYEGPRPAFRHGAVHPLGPGWPVLVTSYHPSRQNTQTGRLTPEMFDAVWETVRRLLKD; translated from the coding sequence ATGGGATCGGTGGGAGAATCCCTGGAAGAGATCGCGCGGGAGGTGATCGCCTGCCGGCGATGCCCGCGGCTGGTGGCCTATCGGGAGGCCGTGGCCCGGCGCAAGCGGCGACAATTTCGGGACTGGGAATACTGGGGCCGGCCGGTCCCCGGTTTCGGCGACCCCCAGGCCCGGGTGCTGGTGGTGGGCCTGGCGCCGGCTGCCCACGGGGCGAACCGGACCGGGCGCATGTTCACCGGGGACGGCTCGGGGGATTTCCTGATCGCCGCCCTGTATCGCGCCGGCTTCGCCAACCAGCCGGCCTCCACCCATCGGGAGGACGGGCTGGTCCTGTGGGACGTCTATCTCACCGCGGTGGTGCGCTGCGCACCGCCCGACAACCAGCCGTCCCCCGAGGAACAGGCGCGGTGCCGGCCGTATCTGGTGCGGGAGCTCCGGGCGCTCCCCCGCCTGCAGGTCGTGGTCACCCTGGGGCAGATCGCCACGGAGGGGTTCATCCGGGCATTGCGGGAGCTGGGTTACGAGGGGCCACGCCCGGCCTTCCGCCACGGGGCAGTGCATCCCCTGGGACCCGGGTGGCCGGTTCTGGTCACCTCCTATCATCCCAGTCGCCAGAACACGCAGACCGGTCGCCTGACGCCGGAGATGTTCGACGCCGTCTGGGAGACGGTGAGACGCTTGCTGAAGGATTAA
- a CDS encoding NUDIX hydrolase, translating to MIGPFVFCPRCGARLTQQFLFGRERPVCPACGYIVFYDPKVAVGALVEHEGKVLLVRRRYDPGKGGWALPAGFVEIDEGPVAAAIRECREETGLLIRICGLLDVFAVPTDPRGPAVFIVYRGIPVGGDLRPGDDALEAGFFPPDGLPSPLVFASTRRALWRWRREKGFEGRRF from the coding sequence ATGATCGGTCCTTTTGTCTTCTGCCCCCGTTGCGGCGCCCGCCTGACCCAGCAGTTCCTCTTCGGTCGGGAGCGACCGGTCTGCCCGGCCTGCGGCTACATCGTGTTCTACGATCCCAAGGTGGCGGTGGGGGCGCTGGTGGAGCACGAAGGGAAGGTATTGCTGGTGCGCCGGCGTTACGATCCGGGCAAGGGGGGCTGGGCCCTCCCGGCCGGGTTCGTGGAGATCGACGAGGGGCCGGTGGCGGCGGCCATCCGGGAATGCCGGGAGGAGACCGGGCTGCTCATCCGCATCTGCGGCCTGCTGGACGTCTTCGCCGTCCCGACGGATCCCCGGGGTCCTGCCGTGTTCATCGTGTATCGAGGGATACCGGTTGGGGGGGATCTGCGGCCGGGGGATGACGCCCTGGAGGCGGGCTTCTTCCCGCCGGACGGGTTGCCCTCCCCCCTGGTCTTCGCCAGCACCCGCCGGGCTCTCTGGCGCTGGCGCCGGGAAAAAGGGTTCGAGGGGAGGAGGTTCTAA
- a CDS encoding class I SAM-dependent methyltransferase, translated as MGSNWLFEWVAPFYDAAIRFLDPEPLAHYLVLPAEGRLLDLGGGTGRVAWALRGQVSAAVVADAAQGMLRVARRRPGLLPVQALAERLPFPNASFDRVVIVDALHHFIDAEAAIREAARVLRPGGRLVIEEPDIGRWPVKGIALLERLLGLRSRFLPGEAIEALARSSDLQTRIERDARSFRLWVIGWKPPEA; from the coding sequence ATGGGATCCAACTGGCTGTTCGAATGGGTGGCGCCCTTCTACGACGCGGCGATCCGTTTCCTGGATCCGGAGCCTCTGGCCCACTATCTCGTCCTCCCGGCGGAAGGACGGCTGCTGGACCTCGGCGGGGGGACCGGTCGGGTGGCCTGGGCGCTGCGCGGTCAGGTCAGCGCTGCGGTGGTGGCGGACGCCGCCCAGGGGATGCTCCGGGTGGCGCGACGCCGCCCCGGGCTCCTCCCCGTGCAGGCCCTGGCGGAGCGGCTGCCCTTCCCCAACGCCTCCTTCGACCGGGTGGTCATCGTCGACGCCCTGCACCACTTCATCGACGCCGAGGCCGCCATCCGGGAGGCCGCCCGGGTGCTCCGGCCGGGCGGACGTCTGGTGATCGAGGAGCCGGACATCGGCCGGTGGCCGGTGAAAGGGATCGCCCTCCTGGAGCGGTTGCTCGGGCTGCGAAGCCGCTTCCTCCCCGGGGAGGCTATCGAAGCCCTGGCCCGCTCCTCCGATCTGCAGACCCGAATCGAGCGCGACGCCCGCTCCTTCCGCCTCTGGGTGATCGGATGGAAGCCGCCGGAAGCGTGA
- a CDS encoding Flp family type IVb pilin, with the protein MRNRIRERGQGLVEYGLILLLIALVVLVALTVFGQSVSSLYSQVVSSWP; encoded by the coding sequence ATGCGAAATCGGATTCGGGAGCGGGGGCAGGGGTTGGTGGAATACGGCTTGATCCTCCTGTTGATCGCCCTGGTCGTCCTGGTAGCCCTGACCGTGTTCGGGCAATCGGTCTCCTCTCTGTATTCCCAGGTGGTCTCCAGCTGGCCCTGA
- a CDS encoding dihydroorotate dehydrogenase electron transfer subunit has translation MSLPVGESTSERAWEGNPIRFPMGGAGGLPRAARVVRVIPESERVKTLILDLRLPAQPGQFVMVWLPDYEEKPFSLAEADPVGLTVARVGPFSTALHRLEPGDPVWIRGPLGHGFTLEGRRILLVGGGYGVAPLAFLAREALARGMEVTALTAARTATDVLYAERFRALGARVVVATEDGSAGERGRAPEVARRLLEREAYDALYGCGPEGMLEALRTLAAERGLPAQLSYEAYMRCGIGLCGSCEREGRVLCLEGPVLRFAPDGGPPEEGTGFA, from the coding sequence ATGAGCCTTCCCGTAGGCGAATCGACCTCGGAGCGGGCATGGGAGGGGAACCCCATTCGGTTCCCCATGGGTGGTGCCGGGGGGCTGCCCCGGGCCGCCCGCGTGGTCCGGGTGATCCCGGAAAGCGAGCGGGTGAAGACCCTGATCCTCGACCTGCGGCTCCCGGCTCAGCCTGGCCAGTTCGTCATGGTCTGGCTGCCCGACTACGAGGAGAAGCCCTTCAGCCTGGCCGAGGCGGACCCGGTGGGGCTGACGGTGGCTCGAGTGGGCCCTTTCTCCACGGCCCTCCACCGTCTGGAGCCGGGGGATCCGGTGTGGATCCGGGGGCCCCTGGGGCACGGGTTCACCCTGGAGGGACGGCGGATCCTGCTGGTCGGCGGGGGATATGGGGTGGCCCCCCTGGCCTTCCTGGCCCGGGAGGCCCTCGCCCGGGGCATGGAGGTCACCGCCCTCACCGCCGCCCGCACCGCGACGGACGTGCTGTATGCGGAGCGTTTTCGCGCCCTGGGCGCCCGGGTGGTCGTCGCCACCGAGGACGGCTCCGCCGGGGAGCGGGGGCGCGCCCCGGAGGTCGCCCGCCGCCTCCTGGAGCGGGAGGCCTACGATGCCCTCTACGGGTGCGGCCCGGAGGGGATGCTGGAGGCCTTGCGGACCCTGGCGGCCGAGCGAGGCCTCCCTGCCCAGCTCAGCTACGAGGCTTACATGCGGTGCGGCATTGGCCTGTGCGGCTCCTGCGAGCGGGAGGGTCGGGTGCTGTGCCTCGAAGGCCCGGTGCTCCGCTTCGCCCCCGATGGGGGCCCCCCGGAGGAGGGCACGGGCTTTGCGTAA
- a CDS encoding CpXC domain-containing protein has protein sequence MPFSPTPMTIRCPFCGQPVQVQVRQIIDVSEEPSLKRLLLAGRLNAFVCPRCGNRVSFAAPFLYHDPEKELAFVFIPIQANLKETDRQRIVGQLVEAVLRQLPREKRKAYLLQPKEFFTIPSMLEAILRADGYTDEDLKAMEERTLLLHRLLNARRIEDAEEIIRENAEKMNGEFFRLFQEALAAVQEEGSAEEFARLMAIRDRLLELTPYGQTVRARTQVVEKFTRAPSAETLLEALLEAPDAATRQTLVALGRPFLDYRFFQNLTRRIEEAEQAGRAEEAERLIALRREILEAREAVDQEIQRVYEERARLIRELLSAPSERELQERLVQHLAQLDDIFFDVLQMNIQAALQEGDTRLAQALDLLGRIAMAVLQQTLPPELRLLNALLNTPSEEGRRRLLERNRRLLTPEWLQWLQQMEARMREEGRAEVAEQIAAIRALAEQVAATPAILRPS, from the coding sequence ATGCCCTTTTCCCCCACACCGATGACCATCCGCTGTCCGTTCTGCGGTCAGCCGGTGCAGGTTCAAGTCCGCCAGATCATCGACGTTTCGGAGGAGCCTTCGCTCAAGCGGCTGCTTCTGGCCGGGCGTCTCAACGCCTTCGTCTGTCCCCGATGCGGCAACCGGGTGAGCTTCGCCGCGCCCTTCCTGTATCACGACCCGGAGAAGGAGCTGGCCTTCGTCTTCATCCCGATCCAAGCGAACCTGAAGGAGACCGACCGCCAGCGCATCGTGGGGCAGCTCGTGGAGGCGGTGTTGCGCCAGCTGCCCCGGGAGAAGCGCAAGGCCTATCTGCTCCAGCCCAAGGAGTTCTTCACCATCCCGAGCATGCTGGAGGCCATCCTCCGGGCCGATGGCTACACGGATGAGGACCTCAAGGCCATGGAGGAGCGGACGCTCCTGCTGCATCGCCTCCTGAACGCTCGACGCATCGAAGACGCGGAGGAGATCATCCGGGAGAACGCCGAGAAGATGAACGGCGAGTTCTTCCGGCTCTTCCAGGAAGCCCTGGCGGCGGTCCAGGAGGAGGGTTCGGCGGAGGAGTTCGCGCGTCTGATGGCCATCCGGGATCGCCTGCTGGAGCTCACCCCTTATGGGCAGACGGTCCGGGCTCGGACGCAGGTGGTGGAGAAATTCACCCGGGCGCCCAGCGCGGAGACCCTGCTGGAGGCGCTGCTGGAGGCTCCGGACGCGGCGACCCGCCAGACCCTGGTGGCCCTGGGCCGCCCCTTCCTGGACTACCGCTTCTTCCAGAACCTGACGCGTCGGATCGAAGAGGCGGAGCAGGCCGGGCGCGCCGAGGAGGCCGAACGCCTGATCGCTCTGCGTCGGGAGATCCTCGAGGCCCGCGAAGCGGTGGATCAGGAGATCCAGCGGGTATATGAGGAGCGGGCCCGTCTGATCCGGGAGCTCCTGAGCGCTCCCTCCGAGCGCGAGCTGCAGGAGCGGCTGGTCCAGCACCTTGCCCAGCTGGATGACATCTTCTTCGACGTCCTCCAGATGAACATCCAGGCGGCCTTGCAGGAGGGCGACACCCGGCTGGCCCAGGCCCTGGACCTCCTGGGGCGGATCGCCATGGCCGTCCTGCAGCAGACCTTGCCGCCCGAGCTGCGGCTGCTCAACGCCCTGCTCAACACCCCCTCCGAGGAGGGGCGCCGTCGGCTCCTGGAGCGCAACCGCCGCCTCCTGACCCCGGAGTGGCTCCAGTGGCTGCAGCAGATGGAGGCGCGCATGCGGGAGGAGGGGCGGGCGGAGGTCGCCGAGCAGATCGCCGCCATCCGCGCCCTGGCCGAACAGGTCGCCGCCACCCCGGCCATCCTCCGCCCTTCCTAA
- the folD gene encoding bifunctional methylenetetrahydrofolate dehydrogenase/methenyltetrahydrofolate cyclohydrolase FolD has translation MAARILDGRAMAARWRAWVKAQVETLRNRTGQVPGLATILIGDHPASRTYVQAKQKACAEVGIRAFGEHLPADVDPETVRERVQALAARPEIHGILIQLPLPSHLDEEEILGAIPPEKDVDGFHPANLGRLGLKGKDPCFIPCTPLGILAMLREAGIPIAGRHAVVLGRSRIVGLPMALLLLRLDATVTLCHSRTPDLASLTRQADLLIAAVGRPGLVRGEMVRPGAVVIDVGINRVPDPQDPRGYRLVGDVAFEEVAPIAGAITPVPGGVGPMTVAMLLVNTLKAAQRQVEGAASPWLPVSPVPEQPGGVQ, from the coding sequence ATGGCGGCGCGCATCCTGGACGGGCGGGCGATGGCGGCCCGCTGGCGGGCGTGGGTCAAAGCCCAGGTGGAGACCCTCCGCAACCGCACCGGGCAGGTCCCCGGCCTGGCCACCATCCTCATCGGCGATCACCCGGCCTCCCGGACCTATGTCCAGGCCAAGCAGAAAGCGTGCGCGGAGGTGGGGATCCGCGCCTTCGGCGAGCATCTCCCCGCCGACGTGGATCCGGAGACGGTGCGGGAGCGCGTGCAGGCCCTCGCTGCCCGCCCCGAGATCCACGGCATCCTGATCCAGCTGCCTCTCCCATCGCACCTCGATGAGGAGGAGATCCTGGGGGCCATCCCGCCGGAGAAGGATGTGGACGGCTTCCATCCGGCGAACCTGGGACGGCTGGGCTTGAAGGGGAAGGATCCCTGTTTCATCCCCTGCACCCCTCTGGGGATCCTGGCCATGCTGCGGGAGGCCGGGATCCCCATCGCCGGACGCCACGCGGTGGTCCTGGGGCGCAGCCGCATTGTCGGGCTCCCCATGGCGCTGTTGCTGTTGCGGCTGGACGCCACCGTGACCCTCTGTCACTCCCGGACCCCCGATTTGGCGTCGCTGACGCGGCAGGCGGATCTGCTGATCGCCGCCGTGGGGCGCCCGGGCCTGGTGCGGGGGGAGATGGTGCGCCCGGGGGCGGTGGTGATCGATGTGGGGATCAACCGGGTGCCGGACCCCCAGGATCCGCGGGGCTATCGGCTGGTGGGGGACGTGGCTTTCGAGGAGGTGGCGCCCATTGCGGGCGCCATCACGCCGGTCCCCGGCGGGGTGGGCCCCATGACGGTCGCCATGTTGCTGGTCAACACCCTCAAGGCCGCCCAGCGTCAGGTGGAGGGTGCCGCCTCCCCCTGGCTCCCCGTGAGCCCGGTGCCGGAGCAGCCAGGCGGGGTCCAATAG
- a CDS encoding nucleotidyltransferase family protein — translation MKVEIEVLKREILERLRPLDPERVIVFGRYTWGHPTEDSDIDPYIVTKDDFLPQSDEARRERVRRVSRSLWSLRLRIPTPRSSKPTRSWRRRTSIRS, via the coding sequence ATGAAGGTGGAGATCGAGGTCCTGAAGCGAGAGATCCTGGAGCGACTCCGGCCGCTGGATCCCGAGCGGGTGATCGTCTTCGGCCGCTACACCTGGGGACACCCGACGGAGGACAGCGACATCGATCCCTACATCGTCACCAAAGATGATTTTCTGCCCCAAAGCGACGAGGCGAGGCGGGAGCGGGTGCGGCGGGTGTCCCGGTCGCTCTGGAGCCTCCGGCTGCGCATCCCGACCCCGAGATCCTCGAAGCCCACCCGGAGCTGGAGGAGGAGAACGTCGATCAGGTCCTGA
- a CDS encoding Uma2 family endonuclease, whose amino-acid sequence MVSPSTAYLDLLEKRDDYGQAGVREYRIVDPETQMVEVYSLEGERLVLLEGVRGMGRVRSRLIPGLEVDVAELFRDL is encoded by the coding sequence GTGGTTTCGCCGTCGACGGCGTATCTGGATCTCCTGGAGAAGCGCGATGACTACGGGCAAGCGGGGGTGCGGGAATACCGGATCGTGGATCCAGAGACGCAGATGGTGGAGGTGTATAGCTTGGAGGGGGAGCGGCTGGTGCTTTTGGAGGGAGTGCGCGGGATGGGGCGGGTGCGCAGCCGCCTGATCCCCGGGCTGGAGGTGGACGTCGCCGAGCTCTTCCGGGATCTGTGA
- a CDS encoding translation initiation factor eIF-2B produces MDWQERLRVYQADRVSGAMALGYQAARILEAWAQAAPAERIEDLRAGLEALLAALHAAHPDMAPPLHLAAAARWALAEAPDPPAARAALSAAARAFRERLEAHEEAAARHAAALLRRARVIMTHSRSGTVLRTLAFLAREGHSLEVICPFSEPGGEGRRMAEDVAAQGHSALLLPDLVALQWLPEVDLVLVGADAWDAEGIVNKVGTRAIARLARAFGRPCWAVTVSEKRWPPEAGLHPARRPAPLPRSAEEARWFEFIPYAELTGLIREDGPHPGGPPP; encoded by the coding sequence GTGGACTGGCAGGAGCGGTTGCGGGTGTATCAGGCGGACCGGGTCTCGGGGGCCATGGCCCTGGGGTATCAGGCCGCGCGGATCCTGGAGGCGTGGGCGCAGGCCGCCCCGGCGGAACGGATAGAGGATCTCCGGGCCGGGCTGGAAGCGTTGCTGGCGGCCCTGCACGCTGCGCACCCGGATATGGCCCCGCCGCTGCATCTGGCCGCCGCCGCCCGGTGGGCGCTGGCGGAGGCCCCGGATCCCCCAGCCGCGCGGGCGGCGCTCTCCGCGGCCGCCCGGGCTTTCCGGGAGCGGCTGGAGGCCCATGAGGAGGCGGCGGCCCGGCACGCGGCGGCCCTCCTGCGTAGGGCCCGCGTGATCATGACCCACTCCCGCAGCGGCACTGTCCTCCGCACCCTGGCCTTCCTCGCCCGCGAGGGCCATTCTCTGGAAGTGATCTGCCCCTTCTCGGAACCCGGTGGGGAAGGCCGACGGATGGCGGAGGACGTGGCCGCCCAGGGTCATTCCGCCCTCCTCCTTCCGGATCTGGTGGCCCTGCAATGGCTGCCGGAGGTGGATCTGGTCCTGGTGGGGGCCGACGCCTGGGATGCGGAGGGGATCGTCAACAAGGTAGGGACGCGGGCCATTGCCCGGCTGGCCCGGGCGTTCGGACGGCCCTGTTGGGCGGTGACGGTCTCTGAGAAGCGCTGGCCGCCGGAGGCCGGCCTCCATCCCGCCCGCCGCCCGGCCCCGCTCCCCCGGTCTGCGGAGGAAGCCCGATGGTTCGAGTTCATCCCCTATGCTGAGCTAACCGGCCTGATCCGGGAGGACGGGCCGCACCCGGGCGGGCCACCCCCATGA